Within Aspergillus oryzae RIB40 DNA, chromosome 2, the genomic segment ACCTGCCCAGCTACGCCCTAGACGACGCTGCAGCTCGGGTCGCCACCAACGAAGCCATCGAGCGCATCGCCAGCCTGGCCGTGCACGTCAAGCCCATCGCTATACTCCCCCTGCCACACAATTACTTTGAGAGAACTTCCCTCGGCAAGCTCTCCCGAGCACACTTCCGGCGCATCTTCGAGTCGGGGGCTCTCGACTCCGAGCGGGAAGCGCATGAGACCAGCATCCACGCGCACCGCCAAGCGCACCGCCAGGCTCCCTCCTCGCCCACCGAGCAAaccatcctcaccctcgtCTGCAGGCGCCTCAACATAGATCCAGACTCTGTCAGTGTGACTACCAACCTCTTCAGCCTAGGTCTCTCCTCGCTCGACTTCTACACCGTCACCCAGGATCTGCAGCAGACTTTTGAGGTTGTCTTCACCGTCCCGGACCTCCTCATGGACCCAACCGTCACCGGTCTTGCCCGACGCCTTGCCTCCAAACAACAAGCCAGCCCTATCCCTGCCCTCTCTCTGGTATCAGACACCACCAATGAATATGATCCCGTCGTGCCCCTGCAACTCTCCGGCCCCAAAGCCCCCTTATGGCTCGTCCACCCCGCCTCTGGCAacgtcctcatcttcaccaacCTAGCCCGAGCCTTCCACGAGCGTCCCATCTACGCCTTCCGCTCCCGCGGCGTACAGCCCGGCGAGTCCCTCTTTGCCACCATCACCGAGATGGCAGACACGTACGCGGCCGCCATGAGGCGCACGCAGCCCTCCGGCCCGTACGCCATCGCCGGGTACTCGCTAGGCAGCAGCATAGCCTTCGAGATCGCCAAACGGCTTGAGTCCGCCGGTGAGGAAGTGCGATTCCTGGGCGCGCTTGACGGGCCGCCCGATATCGCGGACTTGGTTGGTCGACTAACCTGGAACGAGGGACTGGTGATGGTCGGGTATTTCTATGAACTTATCGACGAGCCGAGGTGCGTGGCGCTTATGCGGCAGTTGCGGGATGTGGATGCTGAGCTCGCGCTGGATGTGATTCTGGGTGAGGCGGATAAGGAGAGACTGAAGGTGTTGAGATTGGATAGGGCGGGATTGAAACATGTTACGGATGTTATTGCGGGGTTCTCGAGCGCCGCGAAGGGATATGCTCCCCGGGGGAGTGTGGAGGTGCCGGTGGATGTGTTTGCGGTGGATCCGTTGTTGACAGTTACAGATGATCGGGTCTGTTGGGTAGAGAGGTATTTGGGGCAGTGGAACAAGTTGTCGAAGAAAGGGATGGTGGTGCATCAGTGTGTAGGGAGGCATGCGGATATGTTGGGAGCGAAGTATGTGAATGAGTTAcagctggtgttgaggagcGTGCTAGAGGAGAGAGGGGCTTAGAGTGCATCATGGTAGATTATAGATGTGTGTGATGGTGTTTGGGATATGGCGACATGGTATTAGGCTTCTTCACGGCCCATCCTGGCACAGGCCCAACCCCAGCCCAAGCCTACAATAGGTAGGCTGCGGGGCCCAGTTACCTGAGATGATTTTTCAGCCCCAGCTGAACTTTTTCATTTAACAGGTACTTGGCACGGCGACGTTCTTGAGTGTCTCTTTGCTATCATTGCGTTCATTGCGTAAATATGTCTCGCTGCACTATATATACATCCCTATGTATCGCTCTCTCTTCCCTATCTTTTCGGTTTGCTCTAGTAACAGCAACAAGTCTAACAGAAGTCTCAACACAGACAGATGGCAATGTCAAACAATCAAACATTCCTCACCCCTTGTACTCTACTCGTCGAGGACCATTTCTGCTGCGAGGAGACCTCGGTTCAAGATCTGTATAATGCGCTCCTGGTTGTACAAAAGCTACCGATGACAGGGGAGCGAATAGCCAAGATGGGCGAGCTCTCAGATCTCGGTGGACTGACGGTAGGCATCAATTATAATTGAACGCAATTACCAGGCCTTCGCTGACAGAAGGAAAGATAATGTAGAAGCTGGGGCAGATTGCGGAGAAATGTCACAAAGTATGTTGTTCACCTCCAGTCAAAGTGTGGCTACTTATTGCATGATCTATAGATACAAGCATCAACTGGCATGTTGAGGGTATGCCTATCGTGAGGTACCATTGAAGAATATTTCTGAGGTATCTGGGGCCCAGGTATATTATCAAGACATTCTTACTGTGTGCGATCAGACATTGACTGTAGCTTCGACGGCGGAGGCTGATTATGGTGAGTATAACCCTGAATTCTCGGACAGACAGCTCACGGGGGTAATCTGTAGACGTGATATTCAACGATCTAGAAGAGATTATCAATGGTCCCGGGAACCAAACACTTCAGGATCGAGTGGATACCACGATCAAATGTCGCATGGACAACATCACTCTCCTAGCACATGCAGCTCAGGGTACGACGGATGGTATTAAAGAGGGCACGTTCCAGACCATTGATTATCAATTGAAGCTTCGGACTCTTTCCGATGAGCTGAGCTCTCCCGAGATTCAAAATAAGCTGCGTGGTATACTTTACGTGGTATACTTTACAGTGAAGAGGAACTCCAGCATGATCTGGCTGGGCTTATTAAGATTCAGGTAAGTACTGTTTATACTTTTATTGCGCTCAAGGGTAGTACATAATGTATGGGCAGAACTTCCTAGCGGGGCAAAATATGAAGAATCAACCAGCTGCTTCCATTAGCAATCTGGAGACTCTCCTGGGTGAgccctgttttcttttcatccgAGTATTGGTTATTGTTGACCGATTTAGGTGCGGTGAGTGCAATCTCGAATGATCTCAGCAGCTTGAGGGAGTCAATCCAGGAAAGCGCACAGCCTGGGCCCGAACTGCTGCTGGATATGGATAAGGCCGTCTTACTTCAGGATCCTCAACTCACAACCTTGACGCTACCGCCGAGTGATGATATGCTGGATGCAGAGACTGCTGGTCCATCGCAGAACAGACAGGCGCTGCTCTTGCTGGTGCGTTCTGCGGCGGATATCTCGGAGCAACTGACGGCCACCATTGAGGTGGTTAATAGACATTTTATGCGTAGTCTGGGACTGACGGAGAGGATGGAGTCAGCCAAGTCCCTGTCAGTTTACGGACTAGACTCGTTGGCGGCTGTAGACTTTTGCAACTGGTTGCGTCAGGAATTAAAGGTGACCATTACTACATTAGACGTGAGCAGTGCAAAGACTCTGAGTGCTCTTTGTGAGAGGATTGTCACCTGACTGCGGGAGAATCGTTAGGTCTGCATGGATGAGCTTATGCTGCCATTCAAGCCAGCACCACTACCAGCACTTCAGACCTTCCCGGAACGATCAAATTCCTTGCCATCGATCTCTCCGATCTCCGTACCGTGAAGCCTTTCGTCACTGCCTTTTTCTCACAGGAATCACGGCTCGATATCCTCTACAACAACGCCGGTGTTGCTTGCATATCCACTGTCCCAGCGCACTGTCCAGGGACTGGAGCCGCACATGGGCACCAACTGTGTGGGCCCTTACTTGTTGACCTCTTTATTGTCGGATATTTTGGTCCGTATAGCCGCAGCATCTGACACGGCCCCCAACAGTGTGCGAGTGATCTGGTCCAGCAGCCTGCTCGTCGACACCTCGGCACTATCTGAAGGAGTTCCGCCGGGTGATCTGGAGAAGCCAAGTGAGGACGCGATTCGAAATTACACGATCAGCAAAACTGGAAACTGGTTCCTCGCCGATCGCTTTGCAAAGCGCTTCAATCCGGCGTCTGTGGGAACATCTGACAGTTCGGCTTCCGAGAAGCGTGTAGTGAGCATCACAGCAAATCCGGCCACGGTACGCACGGGTATCTATGATAACGCGCCCAGGTTAGCTATCTGGCTGGCTATGCCCTTCTTTGCTACCGTTCGGGATGGCGCGCATACCTTTCTATGGGCGGGGTGTAGTAAGGATATCACAGTCCGCGACGGCGGGCGCTATGTGATTCCTGTTGGACAGTGGCATCCGAATCCGAGAGGCGATCTGCTGCACGCGATGACTGAGAGAAACAATAGTCTCGATGCAACTAACTATGCAAAGGGCCTCGAGGAAAGGGCTGAGAAGCTGACACGGGAGTTCCAGTGAATGTGTTGGTAGTATATTAAAGAGCCTGAGGCAGAAGACAGCCTGTGGAGGCCTGGGGAAGCCTGGGGCATGGTGCCGAAGGATCGTATTGTAAATACATCTGGCACGCCTTGGCCATGCCCTATCGTCATCTGGGGAAGAACGCCACGGCCCCCACCTTGGGCAGAAGAAACTCTCCCCACTCTGCCTGTTGCAATCATTTAATTTAAATGTTTTCACCGCGGCGCGAAGGATAAAACACCCGGAAATCCGCCGCGGAGatgattttcctttcatggTGCAATCCGAACAGCTGAACCACAAGTCCTTTTACCAAGAGTGCTGGCAACCAAGAGACAATCCATAATCCGTCATTGCGTCCCATCGAGTGTTTTGTTTAAAAAACAAGTGGCATTTTGAATCGTCCAGATGTCTGCCGTTGACGTCGAGGACGATTATAACATCCAGGAGGCGTGGGAAAGGGCTTGTGGGGCATTTGCGCAGACGACCAAGGTCGATCTCACTACGTCTCCGCAGTTCACCGTCGACGAGGTCCTGGACCAGATTCGGATCAAGCAAGATGAAGGCGacgaaaaaaacaaaaagttCAAGACTGCCAAGGATGTAATAGGCAAGACACTGACATTGATCACCGTCCTTGGGGGTATAGCGGCTCAAGGTGCTAGCATGGTGAGTAGACTGATAAACGGAGAGGTCAGTCCTCATAACTGAAACCCGTAATGTAGGTCTTCGCACCTAGTAGCCTTTGCTTCAATGCGGTGTCGTATCTGATTGCCACCGGGGCTAAATACAAGCGCATTTTCAGTAGTCTAGCTGAGCTCTTCCGACGGATCTCCGATGTATTGGAGCGCTGCAAGATCTATATGCGCTTACCAGCAGATGCCGTGGACATTTCCCTTCGCAAGATCATTAACGAGGAGTTGGTGTGTTTTGTTGACATTTGTGCGCTGTCCATTAAGGTGCTCAAGGGCAACAAGATCCTCACTGCCCTTAAGGTGTTTGCCTTCGATAGCGATGAAGGGGTCAGCGGCCAATTGGATCGTCTGGCTTTGCTGGTGGAACGTGAATCTGAGATGCGAGCAACTCTGGGATTTGAGTCACAGAAGACCAGCGAAAGAGCGGTCATCGAAACCCGAGATGGAACTCAGAAGGTCAATGCCTCGGTTGACAAGCTGCTCACCTtcgagaggaagagagacgCGGACAATGCGGCGCAGCGGCTCCTAAGCAACATTGATACAAATCTCGGCACACCCAGTGAGACTTACAAGGCCATCCAGGCGCTTTACAAATGTCGCTTGAATGACCAAATTTCAGGCAGTGGAGAATGGCTTCAACATGATCCTTTATACACGGCGTGGGCAGATATCCGGCGGTCCCAGTTTTCCATTTTGGGGGTCGCGGGAGGTGAGGGCGTTGGCAAATCGTTCCTGTTTGCGGCCATCGTCAAGCACTTGCAGGAACTGTACGCGGAGGCTACAGAGGATATGACATGCACCGCCATTTCCTACTATATATTCGATCAACAAGAGTTGAAGGACCCATCGCTGATCCAGGCCCTGGAAGTCCTGGCCTGGCAAATTGCCAAAGTGGATATGGTGTATCGCAAGGAGTTGGGCTCAGTCAAGACCGCCGGTAGTAACCAGATTGGGAGCCTTTGCAGGCAACTCTTTGGCAAATGCTACAAGACCGACTCcacattctttctcttgttcgaTGGAATCGACCAGATGGACAAGCAACACCTGAAGGAGTTCGTGCAGCTTCTAGAGGAATGGCAGAGTACGGCTTGCACATGGCCTCGGTTCACTCTTCGTATTCTCTTAATTGGACGGACGGAGACGATGAACAAGATCAACGCTCAAATCGAAGACGAAATTTCAGTCATCGATGTGGCGTCTGCGAACCGTGATGATATGATCAACTTCATCAACGACCGAATGAACAAGATGGAGATTCTCGGTGGATCGTCGGACCAAGTGGCTGCGCTACGCGGCGATATTGTGGAGACCCTGACGAAGGAGACCAAGGGCGATTTTGTCAACGTCGGACTGCTCTTAGACGAAATCAGCCGCAAGAAACGCCCTAGAGAGATCCGCGACATTTTGGCGCGGTCGGGAGAAAATCGATCCGACACGATTGCTAGAAAGATTGAAATGCTCAGCGACACGCTCAGCGATGACGATATCTCCGATCTCAATTATTTGCTTACGTGGGTCGTGTTTGCAGAATATCCACTCACCCTCGGGCAGCTGGAAGCTGCGCTCTTCCTTAAATCTCGCGAGCCTTCTCTCCGACCTCTAGCAGAGACCATAAAAGATCAGTATTCTTCCTTGCTGTGCATTGAAGGCGTACACGTTTATCTTGTCTCCAGTTCGATGAAGGACTTTTTCCGTACGAAATCGGATTCAGAAGGCACTAGAGACCACCAGGATTTGGATACCGTCGGCGATGTCAGTGAGGCCGAAGTAAGAATCGTGAAACGATTTCTTGAGTCCGTGTGCGACCCGGAACTCTTCAACAAATTCGGATTCGATGAATTCTTCAAACGCAAAATGAAACGAAAAACCGTTCGGATTGCGGTAGACGCTGAGACGGCACATCTGATGATCGTGTCAGCGTGTCTGGAGATTATTTGTTCCAAAGCATCGCTAGATCTGAATCCTTTGCTTCGGTATGCGGAGAACAATCTGGGCTACCATCTCAAGCAAGCGGACCCTTCATTAACACAACCGCATCAGAAGATAGCAATAGGCCCGCAGTTGGTGAAGATCTTTACGGATGACGAGGTCATCGACCGATGGTGGAGGGCGAGCAGCTACCGACTCCGGGTCCTATGGATCTATCACGATGACCATGTAGAGGTCACGTTGAAATGGCTGCAGGACTCTGCCGTCACCAAAAATatctccgaggaggagagaaagtgGGTCAAGAGTCTGAGTTCCAAATCCGAGCTCGATGCAGATCTCCTTGAGCATATTGGCAGAGTCTGTGCTCGCAAGTGGCTCCAGTACGGTCCAAGGGACATTGCAGATGTGTTCAATGCTGTGCGTGGGTACATCACCAAGGTATTCCATAACCATCCGCTCCCTGGCAAAGATCAATGGCTGACTCCTTTTCAGATTGAGAACCGTAAAGACCCTAAGATCGAAAGATTAATCAACGACCCGGACGCTGAGCAAGTAGAAGCCTCCCAAATATTAGATGCAGCACAATGGGCTCAGGCGCAGATTGGACTCGATACTCTAGGCTATGAGGAGAATTGTAATCTAGCACGTACTCTGCGAGTCTTTGACAAGTACGACGAGGCTATAGAACATTTCAAACTTACATCTACACTCGCGCAGGATAACTGGTGCTCACAGTGGGGACTAGCAGACTGTTATGCCGGCCGGAAGGAGTTTACCACCGCTATCGAAATCTTAGAGGCTacaaagaaaggcattgaGAGTGGAGTGATAGGAAATGCTGAAGAGCTCAAAGATGAGCTAGCGGAGATGATTCGAGACTTAGCTGAATGGAACAAGGGAGCTGGCCGAAGTGAAATAACTCTTGATATTTACGAGAAGCTACTACAAGAAGCCCCTCATGACTACGACACGGCTCTTGCACTCATGACGCTGTTGCACAAGCAGGGGAACTACCAGCGTTTGCTTGAGTTTCTCCAGTCAATGAAAAATTCTACAGACGAGAGCAGTGGTTTCGATCGGCAGATCCAGAATTTCCATACGCACTATGATCGGCCAGAATACCATGAAGCTCTCTTCGCATCTATTCGCAGCGACCAAGAGTTTAACATCGTCCTCAAAAGCTACGAGGCAGCTATTAATGCTGCCAAAATACGAGTCGCGCAGGGAAAAAAGGCCAGCAGGCCTGAAGAGGAGTGGAGGGCACAAATCTGCCAGATTGATCTGATGTATCATCTTGCACTTCTGTACTACGACAACAGCGCCGGAGACCTCAACCGGGTGGAATTGGCTATCAATCAGTGGCTACAAATCCTGCATATGAATGCAAGCGATGACTGGATTGTTGCCGATAGACAAGCACGTACCGCTTCAGAGCTTGCTATCGTCTGCTTTGAGAAAGCTCGACAGTACCCAGACACTGCTGCAATTTACCTGGAGCACCTAGAAAATGTCGTAGCGCTCAAACTCGGGGATGATACTATTCATGGTACATATCCAGCGCGGCTTCTTGCTCGGTACCACGCCCTGCACGGCGATgaacagaaaataaaaaatgtCCTACGACGCTACATCAAGCTGAACCTTGATCTTCTGTCAGATGATGATCCACTCAATGACTGGCAAGGATACAATGGCCTAGCGATGCATTTTATGTTCGCAGGCCATGATGCCGACGCTCTAGCCGCTTGGTCATTAATAACTCCCAATGATACTACGGAAAACACTGAAACTCCCACTACATCTGACACAAGCGAGCGTAAAATCGAGGGACCCTTGAGAGACATCTGCGACGGTGACTGCGGCACCTACTGGACGTTCGCAAACAACTTTTTCCTCTGCAAGGAGTGTAACTACATCAAGTTTGACCAACGATGCTTGGACAATCTGCGGAACTGCACGGCCGAGGGGAGAATTTGTAATAAAGATCACGAGATGCTGCACGTTCCGGCCTATGATCCAATGGAGCGACGGAGAATTGGCGACGGCAATGTCAAGGTCGGCGAAGAGATTCTGTCGGTCAATGAGTGGCTGCAGCGAATTCGCAAGGAGTGGGGTATACAGTCAGCCGAGGAGTTTGGAAAAAGGTGATCTCATGAGCGAGCAACAACGAGAAGGGTGAACGCACCAGGAGGAGGCTGGGGTCATAAACTGAAGTGAGAGTGGGTGAGACCAGATTGAGAATGGACAGTGAGCTTGACAAGCTGCTTGAGGATAGGTAGTACACCAGCGCTGGCGCCCTAGCGGCCATTGCGGCGAACAAGAGATTGCTAGGTCTCGCCGGCTGTCGAGTTCCTGCTCTCGGACTCCTATATTAGATCACTACGATCAGGACAAGACGCAAAATGTTGCCCTGTGGCATGGCTCGGCGTATTATCTACGAGGCTGTTCGCTTAACCCATCCTAAGTGAGTCGATTGCCTTGGATATCTAGGGAGATTAGTTTCTTAGCTACACAGCGTCTTTCAGTCGAAGGTCTTGGCAGATCCTTCCTGTAACATTTCTGAAAAGAGCCTGGGCCCGATTCGAGCTTCAGCCACAGGACTGTCTCCTTCCAATGCCTCGCAGAGACGCACGAAGCATCGGAGGGAGATCAGGGAGGGTGGGGAAAAGATCATCTCACCTCTTGCAGCAAGGCTTGTGGAAGTGATGGTGGATGAGGGTGATGATGTACAAGAGAATCAAGTGataatgttgaccctaaaGAAAATCTCATAACATATAGCTTTTCGGCCCTCAGAAAAATATTTTTTCGCACCTCACGCAGGAGAAAATCCTGTGTACTGATAGACAAAAACAATATTGTCTTCACGCAAAGTCAAAATAGATCCACAAATAGCTATGATCTCTGATAGGGTTTCATTGTTATTAGAGAGATCATCCGGTATTCTAATAGAGCAGGTCAGCTCATCAAGCGTAATAGGCCAATACACAATTAACATAACAGCCAGTATTCGCTTGCAAGCTCGGCATCTTCCGAATCACAAACCTGATCAATTATCGGACCGTACAGGACATTCAGTCCAGAAGGAAATGCTTCCAGCTT encodes:
- a CDS encoding uncharacterized protein (predicted protein), producing MYHLALLYYDNSAGDLNRVELAINQWLQILHMNASDDWIVADRQARTASELAIVCFEKARQYPDTAAIYLEHLENVVALKLGDDTIHGTYPARLLARYHALHGDEQKIKNVLRRYIKLNLDLLSDDDPLNDWQGYNGLAMHFMFAGHDADALAAWSLITPNDTTENTETPTTSDTSERKIEGPLRDICDGDCGTYWTSRRLSSSCSRTPILDHYDQDKTQNVALWHGSAYYLRGCSLNPS
- a CDS encoding uncharacterized protein (predicted protein); translation: MSAVDVEDDYNIQEAWERACGAFAQTTKVDLTTSPQFTVDEVLDQIRIKQDEGDEKNKKFKTAKDVIGKTLTLITVLGGIAAQGASMVFAPSSLCFNAVSYLIATGAKYKRIFSSLAELFRRISDVLERCKIYMRLPADAVDISLRKIINEELGSAANWIVWLCWWNVNLRCEQLWDLSHRRPAKERSSKPEMELRRSMPRLTSCSPSRGRETRTMRRSGS
- a CDS encoding uncharacterized protein (predicted protein), translated to MTCTAISYYIFDQQELKDPSLIQALEVLAWQIAKVDMVYRKELGSVKTAGSNQIGSLCRQLFGKCYKTDSTFFLLFDGIDQMDKQHLKEFVQLLEEWQSTACTWPRFTLRILLIGRTETMNKINAQIEDEISVIDVASANRDDMINFINDRMNKMEILGGSSDQVAALRGDIVETLTKETKGDFVNVGLLLDEISRKKRPREIRDILARSGENRSDTIARKIEMLSDTLSDDDISDLNYLLTWVVFAEYPLTLGQLEAALFLKSREPSLRPLAETIKDQYSSLLCIEGVHVYLVSSSMKDFFRTKSDSEGTRDHQDLDTVGDVSEAEVRIVKRFLESVCDPELFNKFGFDEFFKRKMKRKTVRIAVDAETAHLMIVSACLEIICSKASLDLNPLLRYAENNLGYHLKQADPSLTQPHQKIAIGPQLVKIFTDDEVIDRWWRASSYRLRVLWIYHDDHVEVTLKWLQDSAVTKNISEEERKITGAHSGD